One window of Phycisphaeraceae bacterium genomic DNA carries:
- a CDS encoding MBL fold metallo-hydrolase, translating to MTVTYRWRLLRAAKFRLDGGSMFGLVPRVVWNKAVPTDDRGRIDVQHNCLLLERAAAAPDDPPGPKLVLIEVGSGNKLDAKSRDIFALEDRSILDALQEVNCRPEDIGAVIVSHLHFDHAGGLTRLPRQGEKVSSELNAVSSFPNAEIYTQLREWNDAMANTSVMTRTYFRDHLLPVEDQMHLIDSARPFATGYTPTRDEIPRAPALQRITSLHGLKDANGVPGIGVLLVPGHTWGQQAIIFHDDKGRTVVFTPDVMPTIHHVGAAYSLAYDVEPYTSMISRHWFLEAAAENQWLLVLDHEPGNPVQRVRRKDLWYELQPDGA from the coding sequence ATGACCGTGACGTACCGATGGAGACTCCTGCGCGCAGCCAAGTTCAGGCTCGACGGCGGCTCGATGTTCGGCTTGGTTCCCCGCGTAGTCTGGAATAAAGCGGTTCCGACCGATGACCGCGGAAGAATCGATGTCCAGCACAACTGTCTGTTGCTCGAGCGTGCAGCCGCTGCCCCGGACGATCCACCCGGCCCCAAGCTCGTTCTGATCGAGGTCGGCAGCGGCAACAAACTCGACGCCAAGAGCCGAGACATATTCGCTCTCGAAGATCGCTCCATTCTGGATGCGCTGCAGGAAGTCAACTGCCGCCCCGAGGACATCGGCGCGGTGATCGTGTCGCACCTGCATTTCGATCACGCGGGGGGATTGACGCGTCTGCCGCGACAGGGCGAAAAAGTGTCGAGCGAACTCAACGCCGTTTCATCCTTTCCGAATGCGGAAATTTACACGCAGCTTCGCGAGTGGAACGATGCGATGGCCAACACAAGCGTGATGACGCGGACCTATTTTCGCGATCACCTGCTTCCCGTCGAAGATCAGATGCACTTGATCGACTCCGCCCGCCCGTTCGCAACCGGATACACACCGACGCGTGACGAAATACCACGAGCGCCAGCGCTGCAGCGAATCACTTCGCTACACGGTCTCAAGGATGCAAATGGGGTACCCGGTATCGGGGTGCTGCTCGTTCCGGGCCACACCTGGGGACAGCAAGCGATCATTTTCCACGACGACAAGGGCCGCACCGTTGTTTTTACACCGGATGTCATGCCCACGATCCATCACGTGGGTGCGGCATACAGCCTTGCCTACGACGTTGAGCCATACACCAGCATGATTTCGCGACACTGGTTTCTCGAAGCCGCGGCCGAGAACCAGTGGCTGCTCGTTCTCGACCATGAGCCGGGGAATCCGGTTCAGCGAGTCCGCCGGAAAGACCTCTGGTACGAGCTGCAGCCGGATGGTGCGTGA
- a CDS encoding VOC family protein, translating into MEGRRPANHSVPPVIEAVHPVLPCREVAKSIAFYEALGFRSSWQDLPVDPKYGTIRRDAAELHLQWADPSQWGHTGDRPVFRFLVRDLDALFREFSARSEITDIKPPFDSSWGTRELHVRDPDGNGLQFYWPR; encoded by the coding sequence ATGGAAGGACGGCGACCCGCCAATCACTCCGTGCCGCCCGTCATCGAGGCCGTGCATCCGGTGCTTCCCTGCCGGGAGGTCGCCAAGTCGATTGCATTTTATGAAGCGCTGGGGTTTCGATCATCCTGGCAGGATCTGCCAGTGGATCCGAAGTACGGCACGATCCGGCGTGACGCTGCTGAACTTCATCTGCAATGGGCCGATCCGTCGCAGTGGGGTCACACGGGCGATCGACCGGTCTTTCGCTTCCTCGTGCGCGATTTGGACGCGCTGTTTCGTGAATTCAGTGCTCGTTCCGAAATCACGGACATCAAGCCTCCGTTCGACTCCTCGTGGGGCACGCGTGAATTGCACGTGCGCGACCCGGACGGCAACGGGCTCCAGTTCTACTGGCCGCGATAG
- the infB gene encoding translation initiation factor IF-2: MAKQKRVFEIAKEIGVDSKVIVAKCHAEGIDESMIKNYQSAVSAGLEATIKEWFSDHAAASSTAIETAEKIDISTAKKATPKKRKKADTETDESGGGTAIAAPPASTPSTSAGPSTPQPEPVAKIRPAAKPASIAAAPASPEAPKPEVHAPAAIPAAPAAKAPAPATAKQKPVETPRTDGGSATTPPGSQPAANSHAPTPPRVLGPTRVQPAPVNVPTRPTNVAPAGPKLEVKTPVKLSGPKVVRIEAAEVMDAPRPRRFTPGAGGGTGTGTGVRPPRGAEGAEDDGGRSPRRKSGGSGGGSAAGAKRSSGTGVPQRRRASSGQEWVGGSSGVFSEQDLIEREARLARSGGFLKKRRQDLKRTEHQADTDQQQEGKVRIAAPFTIKDLSEATGVKGAEIVKKLFLEGVMATINSGIDPVKAQEIMIEFDIDLEVTEAKTAEEAVSAEFEDRKAVDLRPRGPVVTILGHVDHGKTSLLDKIRNANVAAGEAGGITQRTSAFRVPLEVAGEKKEIVFLDTPGHEAFTSMRSRGANMTDVVVLVVSAPEGVMPQTIESINHAKAAKVPIVVALNKIDRPDATDAQVQKVLGRLAENDLNPVEWGGNIEVIKTSATTGQGIPELLETLDYQAQLLELKADFDGPARGTVIEARTEEGRGAVANILVQQGKLKVGDYIVAGRAFGRIRDITDDRGKKLKEATPPTPVQISGIDEVPTAGDKFYVVDSLKKAQEAAEQRRHRERETELAQPKLTLDSMFAQMADAEIKEIRVVIKAAEQGTLDVLKSQAEKVSTAEIKVRVLEAAIGGITESNVLLAQASQAVIIGFNVIPSGKARSLAEQKGVEIRTYQVIYDIVDDLKKAAEGMLAPELRQEILGHAEVRKVFKITKVGAIAGCYVTDGTVQRDALIRVTRNGVVVENDRKLEQLKRVKDDAKEVRAGMECGMKIVGYDDIKEGDVLECYKQVEVKRTL; the protein is encoded by the coding sequence TTGGCCAAGCAGAAGCGCGTATTTGAGATTGCGAAGGAAATCGGCGTCGATTCCAAGGTCATCGTGGCCAAGTGCCACGCTGAGGGAATCGACGAGTCGATGATCAAGAACTACCAGTCCGCAGTGAGCGCGGGCCTGGAAGCCACCATCAAGGAATGGTTCAGCGACCACGCCGCCGCCTCGTCAACCGCGATCGAGACGGCCGAGAAGATCGATATTTCGACCGCCAAGAAGGCCACGCCGAAGAAGCGCAAGAAGGCCGACACCGAAACGGATGAGTCCGGTGGCGGCACCGCGATTGCAGCGCCTCCCGCTTCGACACCATCGACATCTGCAGGCCCATCGACTCCTCAGCCAGAGCCCGTCGCGAAAATCCGTCCCGCAGCAAAGCCCGCTTCGATTGCCGCCGCTCCGGCATCTCCCGAGGCTCCAAAACCGGAAGTCCACGCCCCTGCGGCAATACCTGCGGCCCCAGCCGCGAAAGCACCGGCACCCGCAACTGCGAAGCAAAAGCCGGTGGAAACTCCGCGGACCGACGGCGGGAGCGCGACAACTCCACCCGGCTCGCAACCTGCCGCGAACTCGCATGCGCCGACGCCGCCGCGCGTACTCGGACCGACGCGAGTGCAGCCTGCTCCGGTGAATGTTCCCACGCGCCCGACAAACGTCGCGCCGGCGGGCCCGAAGCTCGAAGTCAAGACTCCGGTCAAGCTGTCGGGTCCAAAGGTCGTGCGGATCGAGGCCGCGGAAGTTATGGACGCGCCTCGACCGCGTCGCTTCACACCGGGCGCCGGGGGCGGAACCGGGACGGGAACGGGCGTTCGGCCCCCGCGCGGAGCCGAGGGCGCGGAAGACGATGGTGGTCGAAGCCCGCGACGCAAGTCGGGCGGCAGCGGAGGCGGTTCGGCCGCGGGCGCGAAGCGCTCGAGCGGAACGGGTGTGCCGCAGCGACGGCGCGCGAGTTCCGGGCAGGAATGGGTGGGCGGATCAAGCGGTGTCTTTTCGGAACAGGATCTGATCGAGCGCGAGGCGCGGCTCGCGCGGTCGGGCGGCTTTCTGAAGAAGCGCCGTCAGGATCTCAAGCGGACCGAGCATCAGGCGGACACGGATCAGCAGCAGGAAGGCAAGGTTCGCATCGCTGCGCCGTTCACGATCAAGGATCTTTCCGAGGCGACGGGCGTGAAGGGCGCCGAGATCGTCAAGAAACTGTTCCTCGAAGGGGTCATGGCCACGATCAACTCGGGCATCGATCCGGTCAAGGCGCAGGAGATCATGATCGAGTTTGACATCGATCTCGAAGTGACCGAAGCAAAGACGGCCGAAGAGGCCGTGAGCGCCGAGTTCGAGGACCGCAAAGCGGTCGATCTACGACCCCGGGGCCCGGTCGTCACGATTCTCGGGCACGTCGACCATGGAAAGACCAGCCTGCTGGACAAGATCCGCAACGCAAACGTGGCGGCGGGCGAAGCCGGCGGCATCACGCAGCGCACGAGCGCGTTCCGCGTGCCGCTCGAGGTCGCGGGCGAGAAGAAAGAAATCGTCTTCCTCGACACGCCGGGCCACGAGGCGTTCACGAGCATGCGTTCGCGCGGCGCGAACATGACTGACGTGGTGGTGCTGGTCGTGTCGGCGCCCGAAGGAGTGATGCCCCAGACGATCGAGAGCATCAACCACGCGAAGGCGGCAAAGGTGCCGATCGTCGTGGCGCTCAACAAGATCGATCGCCCGGACGCGACCGATGCGCAGGTTCAGAAGGTGCTGGGTCGCCTCGCCGAGAACGATCTCAATCCGGTGGAATGGGGCGGCAATATCGAAGTCATCAAGACTTCGGCGACGACCGGGCAGGGAATCCCCGAACTACTTGAAACGCTCGATTACCAGGCGCAGCTTCTGGAACTGAAGGCGGATTTCGACGGACCGGCGCGCGGCACGGTGATCGAAGCCCGCACCGAAGAGGGCCGCGGCGCGGTCGCAAACATTCTGGTTCAGCAGGGCAAGCTCAAGGTCGGCGATTACATTGTCGCCGGGCGCGCGTTCGGTCGCATCCGCGACATCACCGACGATCGGGGCAAGAAACTCAAGGAGGCGACGCCCCCCACGCCGGTGCAGATCTCGGGAATTGACGAAGTACCGACCGCGGGCGACAAGTTCTACGTCGTCGATTCGCTGAAGAAGGCGCAGGAAGCGGCGGAGCAGCGTCGTCACCGCGAACGCGAGACAGAGTTGGCTCAGCCCAAGCTCACGCTCGACTCGATGTTCGCGCAGATGGCGGACGCCGAGATCAAGGAAATCCGCGTCGTGATCAAGGCGGCGGAGCAGGGCACGCTCGACGTGCTCAAGAGCCAGGCAGAGAAGGTCAGCACGGCCGAGATCAAGGTGCGCGTGCTCGAGGCGGCGATCGGCGGCATCACCGAGAGCAACGTGCTCCTGGCGCAGGCGTCACAGGCCGTCATCATCGGGTTCAACGTCATTCCGTCGGGCAAGGCGAGAAGCCTCGCCGAGCAGAAGGGCGTCGAAATCCGTACCTATCAGGTCATCTACGACATCGTGGACGATCTCAAAAAGGCCGCGGAAGGCATGCTCGCTCCCGAGCTCCGCCAGGAAATCCTGGGCCATGCGGAAGTCCGCAAGGTCTTCAAGATCACCAAGGTGGGCGCGATCGCCGGCTGCTACGTCACCGACGGTACCGTCCAGCGCGACGCGCTTATCCGCGTCACACGCAACGGAGTCGTCGTCGAGAACGACCGCAAGCTCGAGCAGCTCAAGCGCGTCAAGGACGATGCGAAGGAAGTGCGTGCCGGCATGGAGTGCGGCATGAAGATCGTCGGCTACGACGACATCAAGGAAGGCGACGTCCTCGAGTGCTACAAGCAGGTGGAGGTCAAGCGGACGCTGTAG
- a CDS encoding DUF503 domain-containing protein codes for MLIHGAESLKDKRRVIQSLKDRLHREHLCSIAEVGDPDLLNVATMALAVVTREGRRAGEILDTVTTKLRELRDGELGEIDRQILHASAGWLGAVAPEEQDDATPDARPGPTASPATQEAPMRIGDPKSGDGTDAETDAIIHERALEADLIEQIEQADREDRARRGGDAA; via the coding sequence GTGCTGATCCACGGAGCCGAGTCGCTCAAGGACAAGCGTCGCGTGATTCAGTCGCTGAAGGATCGGCTGCACCGCGAGCACTTGTGCTCGATCGCGGAGGTCGGCGACCCCGACTTGCTGAACGTCGCGACCATGGCGCTCGCGGTCGTGACGCGAGAAGGCCGCCGGGCGGGTGAAATCCTGGACACGGTCACGACGAAGCTGCGGGAACTTCGCGACGGCGAGCTGGGCGAGATTGACCGGCAGATACTGCATGCCAGCGCCGGCTGGCTCGGCGCGGTCGCGCCGGAGGAACAGGACGATGCGACCCCGGACGCCCGACCGGGCCCGACGGCCTCTCCGGCAACTCAGGAGGCTCCGATGCGCATCGGCGATCCGAAGTCCGGTGACGGGACGGACGCAGAAACCGACGCGATCATTCACGAGCGGGCTCTCGAAGCGGATCTGATCGAGCAGATCGAGCAGGCGGATCGCGAAGACAGAGCACGGCGCGGCGGAGATGCAGCGTGA
- the rbfA gene encoding 30S ribosome-binding factor RbfA, with protein MSRRQEQFASVLREAVQAVIDRGIQDPRISGMITVTGVRVAEDFADATFLVSVLPAEKQDLTLHGIRSATTHIRREAGKKIESRRLPRFHFDVDTSTKKQAAVIEALLKVQNDRESRGLSGADPGGSPAQDSGDPSISPPAEGRTP; from the coding sequence GTGAGCAGACGGCAGGAACAATTCGCGTCGGTTCTGCGCGAAGCCGTGCAGGCCGTCATCGATCGGGGAATCCAGGATCCCCGCATCTCCGGGATGATCACGGTTACGGGGGTGCGAGTCGCCGAAGACTTCGCCGATGCGACGTTTCTTGTTTCCGTCTTGCCCGCCGAAAAGCAGGACCTGACCCTGCACGGAATCCGCAGCGCGACCACCCACATCCGGCGCGAGGCCGGCAAGAAAATCGAGTCGAGGCGGCTCCCGCGGTTCCATTTCGATGTTGACACCAGCACAAAGAAGCAGGCGGCGGTCATCGAGGCTCTGCTGAAAGTTCAGAACGACCGCGAAAGCCGCGGCTTGAGCGGAGCCGACCCGGGGGGATCGCCGGCTCAGGATTCCGGCGACCCGTCGATCTCCCCTCCGGCCGAAGGACGCACACCATGA
- a CDS encoding tetratricopeptide repeat protein, with translation MRSRSSERFTDSILRAASRPVLVAAVVVAASGLSCSTKTASPMVQESIELGPIDPADEGLPRSVQEMRRVIRATKPEVAHGRALPTPPGIDASRVTALTPDEVAANPNLRRPLDEVVPELASKVSLPKASDPVADEEAKAEAVRLYIAGRSALLAGDANQAQSLLTDAAGKDPAEAAVWRELAEAQYRLGRRTLAISSYTQAARRGLDEARVWWMLGKDSAQKSDLNRAAAYLARASQAPDLDSDAALPFLVMADLGETLAKLGYSTAAAEALRSAVALPETFTENTNYRSELGEVYRRRGELLEQAGDIAMQLGRSETAIESYSQAIEYPAVDPGATLVRFIYASALVGEPSKAAQLLIELVLNQNGWIEDRQLLLIRYLAENTNAGPALARALATMPEDLQKPLSPTLESRLVRAHAAADARGSQILRAYLAEHPLDAEVAADLIELTSRNGSAAGKEALSMAGDSPQSAVRLADALIRNGRALEASFSAIERGAKSPGQRALAAWLESRLGFAERAHATASEIDLSKAESPADRAVLLGVKLHCALDAGDFASASALVDQLKSGSDLPFAVRCGSLLDAGEDGFVIETAKALDVATLSDDTGERVAAAEILARAGRAKDAESILEAAIARDRFDERAYQSLIGLYLPNGPLKDEAKLGNISRKLRDVIPSSRAIRWLVAGELAQRQLWSQAESSLISIAEEGEPDPALIEQLVNAWERQTTGDADIKSAVLERADAWLTVKLKQYPGSVPLIAAKARILELQGKAPEAEKLLDQLLARYPIDSVARQREQLVRATLKDPARAKQLALARLDHAPRSADDSLELAEIFASADDSRGVTSAIIDGLPPGAILNTAQRLRLISLLNQQAGAAVTSESAESARSVLELIDRSVQLGVDLPRPLHESRLALLATYTPTDTGALVAAARDTVRAYPDGSTILLARTADRISKSSSPGAAPRFLREAIVFVPEPTTELYRYLAYYLTAKYGDINDVRALIPMLEDPARAVIVSEMAADGDQELPAGQAERVTLALHNVASWATLRDRSPFAMEIYRVVLGRDPRHAMSCNNLAYYMLEHGGDLAEAERLLTIAYAERPDTASVLDSLGWLRFKQGRLSDTKDQSGNVIEPGAVSLLTRALEARDGNDNAVITDHLGDALWAAGETQKAKDRWELARVSARRAIDQILAARVQRNLGEDDDSFKVELQELRSVLTQTEQKLKALADGKQPEIAAHATPAASHSEAPSNR, from the coding sequence ATGCGCTCACGCTCATCCGAACGCTTCACCGACTCGATTCTGCGGGCTGCATCCCGTCCCGTGCTGGTCGCGGCGGTTGTCGTGGCTGCATCGGGCCTGTCATGCTCCACCAAAACAGCCTCGCCGATGGTTCAGGAGTCCATCGAGCTTGGACCGATCGATCCCGCCGACGAGGGGCTGCCGCGTTCGGTGCAGGAAATGCGGCGCGTCATCCGAGCGACAAAGCCGGAAGTCGCACATGGCCGAGCACTCCCTACTCCGCCGGGAATCGACGCATCGCGGGTGACGGCGCTGACGCCGGACGAAGTCGCGGCGAACCCGAATCTGCGGCGGCCACTCGACGAAGTGGTTCCGGAGTTAGCGTCAAAGGTCTCGCTGCCTAAAGCTTCCGACCCCGTCGCCGATGAGGAGGCAAAGGCCGAAGCGGTGCGACTGTACATCGCCGGGCGCTCGGCGCTTCTGGCCGGAGACGCAAATCAGGCGCAGTCTCTTCTGACCGACGCCGCCGGAAAAGACCCCGCGGAAGCCGCGGTCTGGAGGGAACTCGCCGAAGCGCAGTACCGCCTCGGGCGGAGGACGCTCGCGATCTCTTCGTACACGCAGGCGGCCCGCCGCGGACTCGACGAGGCCCGCGTGTGGTGGATGCTGGGCAAGGACTCGGCACAGAAGTCCGATCTCAACCGTGCGGCGGCCTACCTGGCGCGAGCGAGCCAGGCGCCGGACCTCGATTCGGATGCGGCGCTCCCGTTTCTGGTGATGGCGGATCTGGGCGAGACTCTCGCGAAATTGGGGTATTCGACCGCCGCGGCGGAGGCACTGCGATCGGCCGTCGCGCTCCCCGAGACATTCACCGAAAACACGAACTACCGATCCGAATTGGGAGAGGTCTATCGCCGTCGCGGCGAATTGCTCGAGCAAGCAGGCGATATCGCCATGCAGCTGGGTCGTTCCGAAACCGCGATCGAGAGCTACTCCCAGGCGATCGAGTACCCGGCGGTCGATCCCGGGGCGACGCTGGTGCGATTCATTTACGCGTCCGCCCTCGTGGGCGAACCTTCCAAAGCGGCGCAGCTTCTCATCGAACTCGTTTTGAATCAGAACGGCTGGATCGAAGACCGGCAGCTGCTGCTTATTCGATACCTCGCCGAGAACACAAACGCGGGGCCGGCGTTGGCGCGGGCGCTCGCGACGATGCCCGAAGATCTTCAGAAACCGCTTTCCCCGACGCTCGAATCGCGCCTCGTTCGGGCGCACGCCGCGGCGGACGCGAGAGGCTCTCAGATTCTTCGCGCGTATCTCGCCGAGCATCCATTGGACGCCGAAGTCGCGGCGGACCTCATCGAGCTCACATCCCGAAACGGTTCCGCCGCGGGCAAAGAAGCACTGAGCATGGCGGGTGATTCCCCGCAGTCGGCCGTGCGACTCGCCGACGCGCTCATCCGCAATGGGCGGGCGCTCGAAGCATCGTTCTCGGCGATCGAACGCGGGGCGAAGTCCCCGGGGCAGCGTGCGCTGGCCGCGTGGCTCGAGTCGCGTCTTGGCTTTGCCGAGCGGGCGCACGCCACCGCGAGCGAGATCGACCTATCCAAAGCTGAGTCTCCGGCCGATCGAGCGGTGTTGCTCGGAGTGAAGCTGCACTGTGCGCTCGATGCGGGAGACTTTGCAAGCGCATCGGCCCTGGTCGATCAGCTCAAATCGGGCAGCGACCTGCCCTTTGCCGTTCGCTGCGGCTCCCTCCTCGATGCGGGCGAAGATGGGTTTGTCATCGAAACCGCCAAGGCGCTCGACGTGGCCACGCTGTCCGATGACACGGGCGAAAGGGTCGCCGCCGCGGAAATTCTCGCCCGTGCTGGGCGAGCGAAGGATGCGGAAAGCATTCTCGAAGCCGCGATCGCCCGGGATCGATTTGATGAGCGCGCGTATCAGTCGCTGATCGGCCTGTACTTGCCGAATGGCCCCCTGAAGGACGAGGCCAAACTCGGAAACATCTCGAGAAAGCTCCGCGACGTCATCCCGTCAAGCCGCGCGATCCGCTGGCTCGTCGCAGGGGAACTCGCGCAGCGTCAGCTCTGGTCGCAGGCCGAATCTTCGCTGATTTCCATCGCGGAGGAAGGCGAGCCGGATCCGGCGCTGATCGAGCAACTCGTCAACGCCTGGGAACGGCAGACGACGGGGGACGCGGACATCAAGTCCGCTGTTCTTGAGCGTGCCGACGCATGGCTGACTGTGAAGCTGAAGCAGTATCCGGGCAGCGTGCCGCTGATCGCGGCGAAAGCACGAATTCTCGAATTGCAGGGAAAGGCGCCGGAAGCCGAGAAGCTGCTCGATCAATTGCTCGCCCGGTATCCGATCGATTCGGTCGCGCGACAGCGCGAGCAGCTCGTCCGAGCAACACTGAAAGACCCGGCCCGCGCGAAGCAACTCGCGCTCGCCCGGCTTGATCACGCGCCCCGCTCCGCGGACGATTCGCTCGAATTGGCGGAAATCTTCGCGAGCGCCGACGATTCGCGTGGCGTCACGTCGGCGATCATCGATGGACTGCCTCCGGGCGCGATCCTGAACACAGCTCAGCGCCTGAGGCTCATCTCGCTTCTCAATCAGCAGGCGGGTGCGGCGGTCACTTCCGAATCGGCAGAGTCAGCGAGGTCGGTGCTCGAGCTGATCGACCGCTCGGTGCAGCTCGGCGTAGACCTACCCCGACCCCTGCACGAGTCGCGGCTCGCACTCCTTGCGACCTACACCCCTACCGACACCGGGGCCCTGGTCGCAGCGGCGCGCGACACCGTGCGTGCGTACCCGGACGGTTCGACCATTCTCCTCGCCCGGACCGCCGACAGGATCTCCAAGTCTTCGTCACCGGGCGCGGCGCCGAGGTTCTTGCGCGAAGCGATCGTGTTCGTTCCGGAACCGACGACGGAGCTCTATCGCTATCTCGCGTACTACCTGACGGCGAAGTACGGCGATATCAACGATGTTCGTGCGCTCATCCCGATGCTCGAAGACCCGGCAAGGGCGGTCATCGTGTCGGAAATGGCGGCCGACGGCGATCAGGAGCTTCCCGCCGGACAAGCCGAGCGCGTGACGCTCGCGCTGCACAACGTCGCCTCGTGGGCGACCTTGCGGGATCGCTCTCCGTTCGCAATGGAGATCTATCGAGTCGTACTCGGCCGTGATCCGCGCCACGCGATGTCGTGCAACAACCTCGCGTACTACATGCTCGAGCACGGGGGCGATCTCGCGGAGGCGGAGCGGCTGTTGACCATCGCCTACGCGGAACGACCCGATACGGCGAGCGTGCTGGATTCGCTGGGGTGGCTGCGTTTCAAGCAGGGCCGTCTGAGCGACACGAAAGACCAGAGCGGAAACGTGATCGAGCCGGGCGCTGTCTCGCTGCTGACCCGCGCACTCGAAGCCCGCGATGGCAATGACAACGCCGTCATCACCGATCATTTGGGCGATGCGCTCTGGGCGGCGGGAGAGACTCAAAAAGCCAAGGATCGCTGGGAACTGGCGCGCGTCTCCGCTCGGAGAGCGATCGATCAGATTCTGGCGGCGCGTGTGCAGCGCAATCTCGGCGAAGACGACGACTCCTTCAAAGTCGAGTTGCAGGAGCTGCGGAGTGTCTTGACACAGACCGAACAGAAACTCAAGGCGCTCGCCGATGGAAAGCAGCCCGAGATCGCCGCTCACGCAACACCGGCCGCATCACACTCCGAGGCACCTTCCAACCGATAG
- a CDS encoding YebC/PmpR family DNA-binding transcriptional regulator, translated as MAGHNKWSKIKHRKAVVDKRRGKVWTKVSKAIIVAAKNGGPDPESNLALRYAIDEARYANMPRDTIERAIQKGAGGAGGENYEPVRYEGYGPGGVAIIVDTLTDNRTRTVGDLRLAFGNHNGNLGNNGCVAYMFQPKGRVLVNAPAWTEDAMMELAIEAGADDVVTPEVPAEEPWAILCAVGAFQSVKDAIEKRGDGVSIAEAEIAMVPADTVEVAGEHADKLSELIDAIEELDDVQKVYTNAG; from the coding sequence ATGGCCGGACACAACAAGTGGAGCAAGATCAAGCACCGCAAGGCCGTGGTTGACAAGCGGCGCGGGAAGGTGTGGACGAAGGTTTCGAAGGCGATCATCGTCGCGGCGAAGAACGGCGGACCCGATCCGGAATCGAACCTTGCGCTGCGTTACGCGATCGACGAGGCGCGGTACGCCAACATGCCGCGCGACACGATCGAGCGCGCCATCCAGAAGGGCGCCGGCGGCGCGGGCGGGGAGAACTATGAGCCGGTGCGCTACGAGGGCTACGGCCCCGGAGGCGTGGCCATCATCGTCGATACGCTGACCGACAACCGGACACGTACAGTCGGCGACCTTCGCCTTGCCTTCGGCAATCACAATGGAAATCTCGGCAACAACGGATGCGTCGCGTACATGTTCCAGCCCAAGGGGCGCGTGCTCGTCAATGCGCCGGCATGGACAGAAGACGCGATGATGGAATTGGCGATCGAAGCGGGCGCGGACGATGTTGTCACGCCCGAAGTCCCCGCGGAAGAACCGTGGGCCATTCTGTGCGCCGTCGGCGCGTTTCAGAGTGTGAAGGACGCGATCGAGAAACGGGGCGATGGCGTCTCGATCGCCGAGGCCGAGATCGCGATGGTGCCGGCCGACACGGTCGAAGTTGCGGGCGAGCATGCGGACAAGTTGAGCGAGCTGATCGACGCGATCGAGGAACTCGACGATGTGCAGAAGGTGTACACCAACGCGGGGTAA